The following DNA comes from Streptomyces sp. Ag109_O5-10.
CTGGCCGACGAAGTGGGCGGCCTGGAACCGGGACAACACCCGGCTCGCGCGCGTGGCGCCCTTCGAGACCTGGGACAACGCCTTCATGAACCTGCCGTGCGCCTACTGGCCGGTGCCCCGGCAGCAGCCGCTGGACGTGCGCACGGGCCCCGGCGAGCTGCCGCCGACGCTCATCCTGCAAGCCGAACGGGACGCGGCCACACCGTACGCGGGCGCGCTGGAGATGAACCGGCGCCTGTCCGACTCGGTGCTGGTGACCGAGCGGGACGCGGGCACGCACGGCATCGGCGGCGGCCCCAACAAGTGCGTGAACGGCTACCTGGAGGCCTACCTGCTGGAGGGCCGGCTCCCGCAGCGGCACGCCTCGTGCGCGGGGCACGCGGAGCCGAAGGCGACCGCGCCGGCCGACCATGCCCGGCGGAAGAACCTGCGGGACTCCCTGAAGGGCAAGACCGGCCGGCACTGACAAGCGTCAGGCGAGGCCCGCGACCAGATCGGCCACCGACTTGCGGCGCCCGGTGTAGAAGGGGACCTCCTCGCGGACGTGCCGGCGGGCCTCGGAACCGCGCAGGTGGCGCATGAGGTCGACGATGCGGTACAGCTCGTCGGCCTCGAAGGCCAGCACCCACTCGTAGTCGCCGAGGGAGAACGAGGCGACCGTGTTGGCGCGCACGTCCGGGTAGCCGCGGGCCATCTTGCCGTGGTCGGCGAGCATCCGGCGGCGGTCCTCGTCGGGCAGCAGGTACCAGTCGTACGACCGCACGAACGGGTACACGCTGACGTAGTTGCGGGGGGTCTCGTCGGCGAGGAACGCCGGGATGTGCGAGCGGTTGAACTCGGCGGGGCGGTGCAGCGCCATGTTCGACCACACCGGCGTGAGCGCGCGGCCCAGCTTCGTGCGGCGGAAGAGGTTGTACGCCTCCTGGAGCTGGTCGCTGGTCTCCGCGTGCCACCAGATCATCAGGTCGGCGTCGGCGCGCAGCCCCGAGACGTCGTAGGTGCCGCGGACGGTCACGTCCTTGGCGGCGAGCTGGTCGAACAGCTCCTGGACCTCGTCGGCGTAGCCCGCGCGGTCCTCGGGCAGCACGTCCTTCAGCTTGAAGACCGACCACAGGGTGTAGCGGATGACCTCGTTGAGGTCCTTGGCCAGCTTGCCCTTGTTCGGGATCCTGCCGGACTCGGTGGTGGAGGCGTCGTCACTCATGGTCCCTATTCTCCCGCTCCCCCGTGCAGGCTCTGCACCGGGTTGGCCGTCAGCTCCTCGACGCCCCTGAGGTCGCCCGCCAGCTGGTCCACCGCCGCGTACGCGCTCGCGATGCAGGCGGGGATGCCGACACCGTCGTACTGCGCGCCGCACACCGCGAGGCCCGGGAGTCCGGCGACGTGCTCGCGGACGCGGGCCACGCGCGCGTGGTGGCCGACCGGGTACTGGGGCAGGCCCTCGGTCCAGCGGGTGACACGGGTGGCGACGGGGGTGGCGTCGATGCCGGTGGCCGCGCGCAGGTCGTGCCGGGAGAGGTCCACGAGCTCGCGGTCCTCACGGTCGAGGACCGCGGTCTCGCCGTAGCGGCCGACCGAGGTGCGCAGGACGACGGTGTCCGGGTCGTCGTCGGCGATCCAGCCCCACTTCTGGGAGGCGAAGGTGGACGCCTTGATGGTGCGGCCGTCCACGGGCGGGACGAGGAAGCCGCTGCCGGCGGGCAGGTCGAGCCCGGCGCGGCGGTAGGCGAGGGTGATCAGGGCCATCGAGGCGTACTCGACGGCGGACAGCTCGGCCGCGGCGGCGGGTGCCTCGGCGCGCAGCAGGCCGGCGGCGACGGGCGCCGGTACGGCGACGATCACGGCGTCGGCGTGCAGCTCGCGGTCGGCCGTGGTGATCCGCCAGCCCCGGGGTTCCCTGCGCAGTCCGGTCGCGGGCGTGCCGGTGCGGATCTCGCCGCCGCGGGCGCGCACCGACTCGGCGACCGCGCGCGGCAGGGTGCCGACACCGCCCTCGATGCCCATGAACACCGGCCCGGTCTGCTGGTTCGCCGCCGCCTTGGCCTGGATCTCCCGGACGGCCTCCGTGAGCGAGTCGTGGGTCCGCGCGGCCTGGTAGAGCTGCGGGACCGCGGAGCGCATCGAGATGCGGTACGCGTCGCCCGCGTAGACCCCGCCGAGCAGGGGCTCGACCAGCCGGTCGACGACCTCCCGGCCGAGGCGCGCGGCCACGTACTCGCCCACCGCCACGTCGTCGCCGACCTCGGTGCGGGGCAGGTCGGCGTCGCGCTCGATGCGGGCGAGACCCTCGTCGGACAGCACCCCGGACAGCGCGGCGGCGGTGCCGGGGACGCCCATGACATGGCCCTTGGGCATGGGGCGCAGGGCGTCCCGGGTCCAGATCGCGGCCGTGGCGGTGGCGGGGGCCTGCAGCCGCTCGCCGAGCCCGGCCTCGCGGGCGAGGGCGACCGCCTCGGGCCTGCGGGCCAGCATCGACTCGGCGCCCAGGTCGACCCGCACGCCCGCGATCTCGCCCGGCAGCAGCTTGCCGCCGACTCTCTCCGAGGCCTCGAGCACGGTCACGCGCGCGCCCCGCTCCAGCAACCGGTGGGCCGCGGCCAGCCCCGCGATCCCGGCTCCGATGACGACGACCTGGCCCATGCCCGTTGCGCTCATGAGGCCCACTCTCTCAGACCCCGCCGACAGCCCCGCTCCGGCCCGGTGACCCGTACGCGTCCGGACCGTGACCGCACCGGGACCGTCGGCCCCCGAACGTCCCGCGCCGCCCCGGCGTCGAAGTCGCGTCAGTCGTCACCACCCCCGGGGGGAACCATGCGCCATCCCGTACGACCCGCCTTCGCCGGCCTTCTGCTCGCCGCAGCGCTCGTCCTCACCGGATGCGGTGCGCACGCCACCTCCGACAGCAGCAGCTCGGCCGGCGATGCCAAGGCCGGCGCGAACAGCGCCGCCAAGGAGGCGGCGGGCTCCGCGGGCGCCAAGGACGGCGGCAGCGGGGCCGACCGGACCGCACCCGACCTCACGGTGACCCGGATCATCCGCACCGCCTCCCTGACCGTGCAGGTCAAGGACGTGCCGAAGGCCCTCGACGCGGCCCGCACCACGGCCGAGGACGCCGGCGGCTACGTCGGCGACGAGACCACCACCCGGGACTCCGGTGGCCGTGAACGCACCCGCGTGGTCCTCCGGGTGCCCGCCGGGAAGTACGACCAGGTGCTCGGCGACCTCCAGGGCGCCGGCAAGCTGATCGAGCGCACCGCGAAGGCGCAGGACGTCACCGACCAGGTGGTGGACGTGGACAGCCGGGTCAGGTCGCAGCGGGCCAGCGTGGCCCGGATCCGCGAGCTGATGGACCGGGCGGCCAAGCTCAGTGACGTGGTCACCCTGGAAGGGGAGTTGAGCAGCCGGGAGGCCGACCTGGAGTCGCTGCTGGCCCAGCAGGCGTCCCTGAAGGACCGCACGAGCATGGCCACGATCACGCTGTCCCTGACCCCGACGCCGGTTCACCGGGCGGCGAAGGACGACTCGCCGGGGTTCGTGGACGCCGTGTCCGGCGGCTGGCACGTCTTCGTCACCATGCTGCGCTGGATCGTCCTGGCCCTGGGCGCGGCCCTGCCGTTCGCGGTACTGGCGGCCGTGGCGGCGCTGCTGTGGTGGAAGCTCCTGCGCAGGCGCCGTTCCCCCGCGCAGCCCGGTAGCGAGACCTGAGCGAGCCCGAAATGACCGCGCCCCGTAGCGTGTTCGCATGAGCATGAACGGTGGGCGGGAACGACTGGTCGTGATCGGTGGTGACGCCGCGGGCATGTCCGCGGCGTCCCAGGCGCGTCGGCTGCGGGGACCGGACGAACTGGAGATCGTGGCCTTCGAGCGCGGCCACTTCACCTCCTACTCGGCGTGCGGGATCCCGTACTGGGTCGGCGGCGACGTCGGGGAGCGGGACGAGCTGATCGCCCGCTCGCCCGAGGAGCACCGGGCCCGCGCGATCGACCTGCGGATGCGCACCGAGGTCACGGAGATCGACGTGGCCGGGAAGCGGGTACGCACGCGTGACGTCGATTCCGGCGCCGAGTCCTGGACGCCGTACGACAAGCTCGTCATCGGCACGGGCGCCCGCCCGATCCGCCCCGACATGCCGGGCGCGGACGCGCCGGGGGTGCACGGCGTGCAGACCCTGGACGACGGCCAGGCCCTCCTCGACACGCTGGCACGCACGCGTGGCCGCCGGGCCGTGGTGGTCGGCGCCGGATACATCGGCGTCGAGATGGCCGAGGCGCTGATCAACCGGGGCTACGAGGTGACCGTCGTCAACCGCGGCAGCGAGCCGATGTCCACGCTCGACCCGGACATGGGCCGCCTGGTGCACGGGGCCATGGAGGGCCTCGGCATCACCATGGTGAACGACGCCGCGGTCACGAAGATCCTCACCGGCCAGGACGGCAGCGTGCGCGCGGTGGCCACGGAGGACGCCGAGTACCCGGCGGACGTGGTGATCCTGGGCATCGGCGTCCGCCCGGAGACCGGCCTCGCCGAGGCGGCGGGCCTGCCCGTCGGACAGCACGGCGGCCTGCTCACCGACCTCGCGATGCGGGTGCGCGGACACGAGGACATCTGGGCGGGCGGCGACTGCGTGGAGGTCCTGAACCTGGTCTCGGGCCAGGAGCAGTACATCCCGCTCGGCACCCACGCCAACAAGCACGGCCAGGTCATCGGCACCAACGTGGGCGGCGGCTACGCCACGTTCCCGGGTGTCGTCGGTACGGCGGTGAGCAAG
Coding sequences within:
- the hemQ gene encoding hydrogen peroxide-dependent heme synthase, whose protein sequence is MSDDASTTESGRIPNKGKLAKDLNEVIRYTLWSVFKLKDVLPEDRAGYADEVQELFDQLAAKDVTVRGTYDVSGLRADADLMIWWHAETSDQLQEAYNLFRRTKLGRALTPVWSNMALHRPAEFNRSHIPAFLADETPRNYVSVYPFVRSYDWYLLPDEDRRRMLADHGKMARGYPDVRANTVASFSLGDYEWVLAFEADELYRIVDLMRHLRGSEARRHVREEVPFYTGRRKSVADLVAGLA
- the hemG gene encoding protoporphyrinogen oxidase, which gives rise to MSATGMGQVVVIGAGIAGLAAAHRLLERGARVTVLEASERVGGKLLPGEIAGVRVDLGAESMLARRPEAVALAREAGLGERLQAPATATAAIWTRDALRPMPKGHVMGVPGTAAALSGVLSDEGLARIERDADLPRTEVGDDVAVGEYVAARLGREVVDRLVEPLLGGVYAGDAYRISMRSAVPQLYQAARTHDSLTEAVREIQAKAAANQQTGPVFMGIEGGVGTLPRAVAESVRARGGEIRTGTPATGLRREPRGWRITTADRELHADAVIVAVPAPVAAGLLRAEAPAAAAELSAVEYASMALITLAYRRAGLDLPAGSGFLVPPVDGRTIKASTFASQKWGWIADDDPDTVVLRTSVGRYGETAVLDREDRELVDLSRHDLRAATGIDATPVATRVTRWTEGLPQYPVGHHARVARVREHVAGLPGLAVCGAQYDGVGIPACIASAYAAVDQLAGDLRGVEELTANPVQSLHGGAGE
- a CDS encoding DUF4349 domain-containing protein; the encoded protein is MRHPVRPAFAGLLLAAALVLTGCGAHATSDSSSSAGDAKAGANSAAKEAAGSAGAKDGGSGADRTAPDLTVTRIIRTASLTVQVKDVPKALDAARTTAEDAGGYVGDETTTRDSGGRERTRVVLRVPAGKYDQVLGDLQGAGKLIERTAKAQDVTDQVVDVDSRVRSQRASVARIRELMDRAAKLSDVVTLEGELSSREADLESLLAQQASLKDRTSMATITLSLTPTPVHRAAKDDSPGFVDAVSGGWHVFVTMLRWIVLALGAALPFAVLAAVAALLWWKLLRRRRSPAQPGSET
- a CDS encoding FAD-dependent oxidoreductase, which produces MSMNGGRERLVVIGGDAAGMSAASQARRLRGPDELEIVAFERGHFTSYSACGIPYWVGGDVGERDELIARSPEEHRARAIDLRMRTEVTEIDVAGKRVRTRDVDSGAESWTPYDKLVIGTGARPIRPDMPGADAPGVHGVQTLDDGQALLDTLARTRGRRAVVVGAGYIGVEMAEALINRGYEVTVVNRGSEPMSTLDPDMGRLVHGAMEGLGITMVNDAAVTKILTGQDGSVRAVATEDAEYPADVVILGIGVRPETGLAEAAGLPVGQHGGLLTDLAMRVRGHEDIWAGGDCVEVLNLVSGQEQYIPLGTHANKHGQVIGTNVGGGYATFPGVVGTAVSKVCDLEIARTGLREKDALRVGLRFEAVTIESTSRAGYYPGANPMTVKMLAERRTGRLLGVQIVGREGAGKRVDIAAVALTANMTVEQMTALDLGYAPPFSPVWDPVLVAARKATAKVRAS